The stretch of DNA cggggagaggggagacaaagatctatatcatcaaaagaagtcccaggagaagggaggagtcaaaggccccacctgacatatacagtcatacacaaacacagtcacacactccctccctcatgctcacacacacatacaaccaaagacttacaaaaatgcatgccggacacccactcatgctccccatacacaccctattcactctggtcccggtactgctgcacatggggtacaaccatcaccggttcccagagttcaaacCTTTCTGCTGGGTTGCTGataagcaggctcccccgcccaacactgagcacagcaacccaccaccccagaccccaaccagacggccggatctccctcctagcctccagccccaggaagccaagcaacaacagaggtgtgctaagacccctagtctccctccgccagctccaatatagtgttagtgcgtgttgatgaggtgtattccatgactgtggtgagcgggcagtgcgggcatcgtctggcctatgccagctgatgccaccacaccaccccacttgcacccacagccctcagtgtctaagtgcagtttaaaattggaagtgggcaccggcactcgggatgaggctgaaaaatcaaaCACAAAAATGTAATGTTGAACACGTGAGCACTAGTTTGCTTGCACCTTATTTCCTCACACTTTCAGATGTGCACTCAGTTTTTAACTTCAAGGTAAATTTAAAAGTGCATTTTAACTGATAGTACAGTTAAAATGTCATTATGAATGAGTTTGACAACTGGTTCACATTGCACTTTTGAAAGCAGTTACAACAGCTGCTCAGCTGGGGCATTATTGCTCAAAATAAGCACAGACTGTGAAGCCAGAAAAAACATAAAGAAGGAAAAAATCTGACTGTCGAGCAGAGGCGCCTCCAGGAAATTTttataggggtggccagacggggctAAAGatttttttggggtggcacaccaaattggtccttgtggtaactctgggagagtttagactGTGGCGATTTTGTTGCATTGCTCCTTcgttccttttttatttttaacatacttttttaaaaaaacagtacgtatccaaaacatttaattaacattttacaaacacaaacatttctgaGAAATATtgttgttatttaaaatgttatttaaattttcattttaaaaagtatttttatatatattttttgtttaattcacccCGGATGGCCAATCCACCCCTGCATTCATCCTGTAaaaagtcattttagcacatattgtctctcaaaaataattttttaaatatcaaaaagtttcaaagtatccctttaacttcCTGCTTTTGTTTAACTGGAGGTTAGTTTGATTTCACACTGTAAGGGGACTACACTAGGGATCAATTGCATGCAAACTAAACCCATATTTTTAGGGCTTGATAAAAATCAAACCTATCTGCTTTTTCCATTAATGTGGTTTGTATGTGCAGGTGTAAACATAATAAGTACAGTACGGAGATACTCTTTGAAAGGGGTGGTTCCTGCATGATTTCAAACAAACAGTGGTTTGTTTATAACATAAACATTGCCATGAATTTGCCGTAACAGCGTTGCGGCATCTTGGAGCCTTAGGTCGTTAATAAGTGGTCAGAACATTGGCAGTAATGTTgtacaatcgtgtcctttttagaaAAGACACGATGGTGGTCTAGTAAAAAGGGCTTTAGACTCCTATATGCATTTCCATGTAAGAAATCGTTTTCAGTATGACAACTTTTGCACAGTGGCTGCTTATTTCAGGCTTACTTTTTATTTAGGGGCACTGTGCCTCCCTTATTGTGTCCAATCAGAAAGAAAGAGATAGCAGTATTAACATCCCATAAATCAGTTTTTTTACACTTCATGTACAATTTATACATCAAAACACAGGCAGTTTGTCTCAGTTGAGATTATTATAAAGCCTTAAATATTGAGATTTCTATCAAAAGGATGGTCTACGTTGGCACACACGCACCATATGAATTTGTTAAGAAATCTTGTCAGATTTCAACTTAATATCGGTGTAGGTGATTCTAATGTCTTTAAAATTGTAGAAAATTCGAAGCATGTTGGTTCAGACAGGAACATATGGAGTTCATTATAAAAATCGCCATACTACATCTTGAGACAGAGGCCATCCCCACGTATTATGTTGACGCTAATACACACAACACTGTACTGCCCCTTAGCTCTGCCTCTGGGGGAAGCCCCTCTCCAATGACGATTATGAGGTCACCACTGCCTGCATGCTGATTATGTCCAATCCATGCCCCATAATACATAGTCCAAATTACTCTGATGGAAGGGAGGAAAACAAGAGTTTGTGAGTTTCATTTAATGATGGCTCCAAAATAAGGTCCAGATCATCTGTGCCTGAAAAGTAGAGGTAATTACTGGCTTTTTTGGATAATAACAAGGCTGTTTACAGGAAAATGACAAGTTGCACTGGGGATACAATCCTAATTAGAGTGCcagtttttattgttatttttagtgTCTCTTATTGTTGGAACCCACCATAAGCCATTCATctgcttttttaaataaaaacacaatgttTGGGAAATGTTTTTTTCCTCTTAGCCTTTATTCTTCCAAGCACGTAATTAGGAATGCAACTTTAGTGACAATGATGGAAAAGGTAAAGATTCTGGCAAATGAGATGGAGGATAAAAGGGGAGATTTTTAACTGTAAGATCAACagtatcaattcaattcaattgtatTTAAATAAcgccaaattacgacaagagtcgtctcaaggcacttcacataataaacattccaatccaggtcagttcattaagccaaccagaaaaacatgtttcctatataaggaactcagcaaattgcatcaagtcactgactagtgtcagtgaccatacagcaatcctcatactaagcaagcatatagcgacagtggagaggaaaattccattttaacaggaagaaacctccagagaatcctggctcagtataagcagccatcctccacgactcactggggatgaagaagacagagcacacacacacacacacacacacacacacacacacacacacacacacacacacacacacacacacacacacacacacacacacacacacacacacacagcaatgtgtctatggttacattgtgattgcttagtaaatattctatttggtgagagagaaactttattgtatctatcctagtggatctataattaaatgggtaaactagcagtaacacgtccaacgtcaaggaaagcaaaaagttattatcaggagagggagaatgtttaagtagttagcagcagagatggccccctccatgaggccaccacagctcagcagaacatcgttgtagcttcttctggggagaaaaacacttagagagaaaataaagttaacagcggaaatagcaggaaataatacagttaaagaacagattgtagaagaaagtagtcgagtgtggaaagtggtcagtgtgtcctccagcagtctaagcctatagcagcataactacagagataactcaggataacctagctctttagatggaggcatgttggaggcagggcaagggagagccgttttTACCGActatacactccacctccctctactccccccacctgtccagatctaggctaacatcagattttaacaagTTATATATAAaacaatatttaaagagcaagtaacgtctaaattaacttttttttgctgatgaactgtataaatgagtgtctaatagtgttttaaatgtgtgtattcattattttagcattttggtgcattttctttaaaaattaattattcagcctaaaaaccacagtaatgcgccaccttcagcttaaaacacagaatttgacacattttgaataaattttagccaatggctaaagagtaagatactacgtaaaccagtagagtactacgtagcagctcttgtgccaaagttataaagcaacgagagtcttggccacgccttgtggcgagttgggagttggatttgcaagcgagtgtcggACGGTtagcgtagttcagcattagcatatatcattagcatattctagtctttagcatagcttttagtgttatacatacttatttagtgttagcttggctgttagatattgtagtttagtcagtgtttagctgttagttttattaggaaagtaattcgggtttagtgttccatatagtGTTAGTATGGTTAAAAGGTGTAGTGTAGTTGGTTGTggtagctctgtggggttgcactcctttccactggacttagaaattaggcgccagtggttgcgcgcaatcggtgtactggaaaacagtcagctcccgcctggtgctgtagtctgcaaccagcattttacccgcgattccttcgccaacatgatggagtttgaactgggttattctgcacgtctccgtttgaagagggaggccgtgcccaccgtggctcttccacgaattagatgcagcccacgactctgctcccccaccatggcgggctccagtctgaggtgagtaagctaaataaaagttaacatcttctaaagacaatttcctacctaaatgcaaagtttgagagacgtggttcactccatttagctaatatcagcctgcactgccttcgggctgatttgtcaagttcacaaaatgtggaacgggatgtaaggttagaatcagcggcgaatcggaacatttctcaaagccctggccgacaaaaaggTCCACTTGACTATTTCTGTCagactcggagaaaattcgggttgtttttgtgtcagtcggtaattctgcaacagtggctctaacgcagCGCTacttgacagacatcattacagcgtgaaatccagctttacaccaaagcctaacccggttctgtgaggaattctgttcaggaggtcgcatttcaggttcttcacatcatatgtgactgacttttacgttataataacgatcacacactaggaatgttataaagcacctatatatatatatttcggacagtttcttttgtatattatatgactttataaactccaacaacaatgtattttttttcaggctaaatctacccaagacgttggctgtcagactgatttagtaatctgcaaaaatgcacttgtccaggctcatGTAAAGCCTTATcgacgtagcaaaggtgaattatttttaataatcttctatgtaaacacctccaaatctgagaccatggttctcgaccggaaaagggtggcttgccacctccgggtcgggggagaggtcctacctcaagtggaggagtttaagtatctcggggtcttgttcacgagtgagggtaggagggatcgggagatcgacaggcggattggttcggcgtctgcagtgatgcggacgctgagccgatctgtcgtggggaagagggagctgagccagaaagccaggctctcgatttgccggccgatctacgtcccaatcctcacctatggtcatgagctttgggtaatgaccgaaagaacgagatcgcggaaacaagcggccgaaatgagtttcctccgtagggtggccgggctcagccttagagatagggtgaggagctcggacattcgggagggactcggagtagaaccgctgctcctccggatcgaaaagagccagttgaggtggtttgggcatctggtcaggatgcctcctggacgcctccccggggaggtgtttcgggcatgtcctgctggcagaaggcccccgggtcgacccaggacacgttggagaggttacatctccaatctggtccgggaacgccttggggtcctgccggaggagctggtggacaaggccagggagaggacggcctggagctccctagttgggatgctgcccccgcgacccggacccggataagcggaggaagacgacgacgacgacgacgtaaacattttattattaccttctagtttttatttgttttgcagattattgttacacgtgattttatgctattttaaacatttataaatgtgctgcttctttgtattttacatagccacacagtttagagctcccagccgcagtgtgtcttgtgacacagggaccgtgacggaaattcatcttccacaaAGTCCCAGAgctgcgtccacacccctgaaaagaccacgatatgaggtgtctgttgttgatcccagcttccacctcaatgacagtgcaagctcagtgaactgttcaaggtaaaaaaaattataacatCTTAGAATTTTTTAGTTATgaccatatatataaatgtatgtgttcTATACAGCTCTTTCACTGAGGTCCATCCACAAAAGGACAAGAAGTACATTGTTCATGAGAAACAGTTGCTGGGGCTGTTCAGAAGGTGTCCCGTTTGTACCGGTCGTTGTGTTGTGAACACGACAACTGTCAGCACACTGCTCCGTGTGACACAACGGTGTTCATGCTGTGAGCACTACAATGAGTGGTCCAGTCAGCCTATGGTGAACAGCCTCCCAGCAGGAAACCTCCAGCTCTGTGCTGCTCTCCTCTTCAcaggctcatcatttagccagatttctaaggtataggccaaaacTGTTTAGGTtggttttgataaggtctgtgcgtctctcatttcatgacgtaacttttcatattttagtacCTGGGTGCCTTCAgtgtgcagggactgtccaagcagacattctgtcggcatcaggcaaagctgttaattccaacagtgagctggcagtggcagctagagcaagctgatatcatccaggaggctactgaatctggacctgtgactcttggtggtgacatgcaagctgattcacctggtgaatacgtttaaatttatttattttattcctttgctatcaaatgtaaattaagtaataacttgcatttcttgaaggacactcagccaaatatggcagctacaccatgatggatctcaaaagaaacaaagtgaTTGATATCCAGCTcgtacaggtacaacattacctgatgattccaatgcatttcatggttaattattcacagatcaatggagaattatgtttattttcagagcaatgaagttggaaatagtgtgcgaatggagaaggagggatttgtgagaagtctgagcacacttttggagaggggggtcgatgtgcagcaagtcgtgactgaccgccacacaggagtgcagaagtatttgcgggaggaaaaaaaggaaatcagtcactactttgacctctggcacatgggaaaaggtaatctttggggatgtatatagtgaatattacaggattttttttttctattttaaatgtgggtctatttggctctccaggaattggtaagaaaatcgaagagctggggaagagaaagacgacccaggatgtgagactgtggaagcaaagtgtggtgaaccacTTCTACTGGTCAGCATCCAGTTCCTCCTCAGGACAGGAGGCAGTAGCAAAGTGGACTTCAGTTGCCAACCACATCCAAAATGTGCACAGCCATGACAACGCCCTGTTCCCTAGCTGTCTGCATGCACCTCTGGATGGAGAACAGGCAAGACAGTGGCTCAAACCAAGTAAGTGTAGCATGTACTCATTACAGCTGAGCCTTTACTGTTTGGTTTCTTTACATTTAGAACATGTCACCCCACAACAGAATATTTGTCTTCACCTCCTTCAACATGGAGAAATATTTTTGGAGCATGAGAGTTACAGACGTCACATGTAGCTGCTAAGGTCACACACCATCATTTGGCCAACAGCAATTAATTACTAAGAATAAAATGCTGTGCAGAAATTTAAACACACGAGTGTGCCACACAACTcatggttttaggcagaacagccATAATTGACATAATATGTACTAAAATGCCATAAGTAATGACCAcacctgtctacagcactattagtcactctttcatacatttgtcatctaaaaatgtcagctatgggAAACTTTTTCTCAATGAAATAATAGCAACATTCTAAAGTTGATCAAATTGTAATTTTTGTAATTAACATTTTCTACGTAGGCACAGCATCATGTGAGAAGCTCACTGCCGTTCTGTTAGCTCCACGGTTTGTGAAGGACATAGAGAAGATAAGCCCTGTGTACCACACATCCACCTTGGAGGCTTTCCACAGTCTCTTCATCAGATTTACTCCAAAAAGTCAGGtcttctccttcaaaggaatgctgTCTAGGTAATGAATACAACAAATGTTCAAATTAATGCCTCTAATTGTTCAAATTTTAGCATGAAATGTAGAATTTTGCCTCAAATCTACATGGTTTGTTTATTTGATTTTTTCAGATTACAAATTGCTGCAATGCACTATAATGAAAATGCAGCACGCTCACATGCAGCAACAGCAACTGGTGAGCTGAGATATGCTGTAGTGTACCCAAAGTACAAACGTGGAGACTACACAGTGAGAGCCCTGAAGACCAATCCAACCTCATGTATGTCATATATTGTATGATAAAACCAAAATGATGGTCATGGAGAGCTATTGTAATACTGAAAACCCTTTTCCAGTATATGTGCACAAGCTTATGGACCTGCTGTTcgactctgtggtggtggatcctcTCCCATATCAGGAGTACTCGGACAAAATTCCGGTTCCAGAACCGCTCTGTgcccagttccaaagaccagataaacgggatgctgtgagcaggcacaggtccaggttttaaagtgcacgtaaggtgagctacacaacaaGAGATTGTAATTATTAATTAGTACTCTACTCTGTGTGGTTTTTCCTTTtctcctcctcagccaggctGCTCACCACTGTACGACAGAGGAGTTACCTGTCGTCATTATGGATCTTTATGCTCATCCACTCGTGACTCATGCTGTCCACCTCCCAGATGTCTATTGATCTCTACAACCTTTCTGCTCTGTGGCTCCCATACAACTTGAAAATCTTGGCCGTATGTAACATAGCAAAACTCACCAGTCTTGCTTTTGTAAGTCATACTAGTCATACTAATATTCCTTTTTCCTCAGAGCCTCCTGATCTTGTAACAGAAAAGCCTGTGCTCCCGGGATCCATCTCCACGTTTGTCATCACAGTGAAAGCTACCTCCAGTCTAAGGAACCTATGAAACATCACTGATGGCCCAACCTATCCTCACATGGCTCCAGAATCTCTGCTTGTGGTTTAGTTTTGTCAAAAATCATGAAAGTTATGATCAGATTGTAATCTAACATTGTCTTAGTAGTAGCTATAATAAATGTTCTCTTTGCAGCGCAATTGTGTCTTTTTAAATACAATTATATTGATATTTTGAtgtgtataaatacatatatcacatttattaaattatcATTCATTTTTACCTAATTGAACCTGCTCTAAAATAGACTTCATTAATCACACAAGGTGTaaactcacttgttacagcagcattaaTTAACCCCGAATTAGAACCTTACTGTTGTAAGAGCTCATTTGAAAAGTGTGTggctatatgtgtgtatatataaataatgtcaaagtgtaaagaagtgcatttaccgttttgtgatttatgcagctttttatggacaggaatcaatacaggaaatatatattataacatttatttaatccaaaaaatatatattagttcAGAGGAGGGAGGAGTCCTTTGTATGCACCGTCTTCTGGGAACTCCTGCCTTATTCTGGAGACAGCGCATGACGGGATCACAACACGAACGTGTTGTCCCAGGTAAccccaacaccacctgaccacattcCGGTACGCCAGATGTCTGTAACAGCTGAGAAAGAGGTGGTATGAGTTATAAAGTATTCATAAAAAAAGTAATTTGACAGTTGTCTTACCTGTTGAGCGTAGTCTCCTGCATCTCCCCATAGAGTTGCAGAAAGGTGCCATAAACTGCCTGCAACACGTAGGGATTCAGAGCAACAGCCTCAAAACCAGGATGCTCTGTTATGCAGGAGGTTACACCCACCTGCTGACACATGAGCATTACCTATGACAAAGAACAACTGATATCAGGGCTATAAGAGTTCAATATTAGTATGATGTTAGTGATTGTGTAACAAATGTGTACATTACAGAATGCTTTTCTCATGGTGgggtacttttatttttataccttgggcgtttctctgcaGCACACATTTTCTCTGGCAGACAATGATGTGCAGTGGCCGCAGGTGCACCTGTTGAGGCAGTCATACAATATTACTTTTAGCTAAGCTAAATATAGCTAGCTGTGGCTAAAAGCTACTTACCACTCAGAGACTGGACCCATTCGATGCCTTGATACTCCTGCTGGCTCGACTCCAGGGGCCTCTGACAACTCACGAGCTAGTGGCTCAAAAAGATACGGTTCAGGACCGCTTGCTTCCCCCAATAAGCCCTCCTCCCTATCCTCTGGGGAAGAAGGTGGGGAAAAGTCCTCCACCTCGAATGACTGCTCTGAGCTAGTGTCGCTCTCCGTCGCCATCTGTATTCAAATTTCAGTATGTCAATCACGGCcgtagctccgccttctcggtcttacaggaaacgcctctttgggccgcatttttcaaatatgaaatgtgggtggagtaagattCTGAGGAGGCTGTTACCACTACTTTAACATTCACGACTTTTCAGTTAGTGAAATAAGCAGCAACAAATctaaacacagtcacagtcggcaAGCCATTGCCCAATGAGATCAAGCAATCCCGATGCCTCCCAGGAATTCTGGATCTCATTTTGGTTCCAGGTCTGTAGGAGAGGGTTAGTGATAGGCTTCTGGTGACCGGGCCATTAAATCTGGCCTGGTACAGTCCAAATGGGAAAACCCCAACATGCAACTGTGGTGTAAGGGACTGGTGTAGAGGCCAGTTGCTTAAGCTGTtcgttcatttgtttgttttactcCGCTTATCCGGGCCGCAGGGGTAGTAGGCCATACAGTAGGGCATCCCAGACAGCCCTCTCCCAAGCCATCTCCACCATCTCCTCCAGCATTGATGACGTACTTAagcggttttttttttttggggaaaTTCAACGATTTTCAGAGATTGTCAAGCTCAGCTTGATGATTTTAGAAACTAGAGAAGAAAAGGACTTTATTCCACTCTAGCCTGTCCTTGTCTTGTTAATCAGATGTTGTGGTTCCCCCCTCAATAAATGTGGATCCTGCCCTCCACATATCAAATAAACAATCTCCAATTGGACTCATTTGGTGCCAACAGTGATGCAGAAATTAGTTTACCAGTAGATCAACTTTCCAACCTTTTTGTGTggttgtgagagggattttggtTGCCTGATCTCACCTTCAGAGATATAGAGTAAAGCCCTTTTCCACGCCGAATGTGGAACAAATGCATTCATGGCTTCCGCATAGACCAAAAGTCATTGGCTTTTTCTCAATATCCAAGTATGCTAGTGCATTCTTGTGTACTTGTGAAGTATGGTCTCGGCAAGTACCACAGAAAGTTTGTTCTATCGAGTATGGGAGGACGAGGACTGCATTGAACAGAACCATACTCTATTACATCATGGCAACAAGTGCTGcagtttaaaaacaacaacctcaaattaaaataaaactctAGTTTGAccctaaataaaacaaaaatgaagTGATCACATAATATTCTTATGATGATCAAAACAGAGTTATTTAAGGcacactgcttttattttgaaagagggtgggctaattagcattttgaggtattgtgaagagtcaaaaaataaatagaacacacacacagcaaattttacattaaagtaaaaacaatagcaaacaacattttatttatttatttatttagacataATTAGACACTTATTTGTATTTTATATATAAAAACACCACAGTTATGAGCTTTCTCCATTTTCCATTTGGGGTTTATCAGTTTtcgcaatgc from Nothobranchius furzeri strain GRZ-AD chromosome 5, NfurGRZ-RIMD1, whole genome shotgun sequence encodes:
- the LOC139069929 gene encoding uncharacterized protein; the encoded protein is MYIVNITGFFFSILNVGLFGSPGIGKKIEELGKRKTTQDVRLWKQSVVNHFYWSASSSSSGQEAVAKWTSVANHIQNVHSHDNALFPSCLHAPLDGEQARQWLKPSTASCEKLTAVLLAPRFVKDIEKISPVYHTSTLEAFHSLFIRFTPKSQVFSFKGMLSRLQIAAMHYNENAARSHAATATGELRYAVVYPKYKRGDYTVRALKTNPTSLYVHKLMDLLFDSVVVDPLPYQEYSDKIPVPEPLCAQFQRPDKRDAVSRHRSRF